Proteins encoded within one genomic window of Saccharopolyspora pogona:
- a CDS encoding IucA/IucC family protein: protein MSAESAELVMRDLVDVLLQEDLAGFGARAEAGQPAELVGEPLAPGERWCRVKLAAGWVCCRVRPGGALQRYRYARGQVWLGGGGSAARPLRPEELLVLASGELADAAEVSEDVRAAVEHTEVVLGQRAALDLAPQEGRLLAGERLAATRNRPFHPTARAASGWTAGEMARYGPMRAEPLGLDWVAVRRDRLRFGTDPDSQRLPDLVLDGEERQVLADIVDDEYLAIPVHPWQFDHLLPTQFGEELATQAVIPLVRGLGRFHPTASIRTLTTAPETRRHVKLPLGMATLGATRLLPPRYLANAERAQECMRELVDRDTVLRRRVALCDERVWCGWHDPTDEFGDRPGQLAAQVRVYPELDGLVLPMAALAAHEWDVLAPAISDRFDPVLFFLELAKSFCEFGFAFLRYGVLPELHGQNVVVQLRGARVQRFVLRDHDTLRLFPEWMASAGARDPEYAIKPGAPQSLRLESAESLVGYLQTLGFQVNLYGIADALCRHFGLDEAVLWTQLRVAVHECLQPLPAAVAEVLRARLLHAESWPSREVLGPLLRQGRSSGVSMPAALGAVPNPLASGAVG, encoded by the coding sequence ATGAGCGCGGAATCGGCCGAGCTGGTGATGCGGGACCTCGTCGATGTGCTGCTGCAGGAGGACCTGGCCGGCTTCGGCGCCCGTGCCGAAGCCGGCCAGCCCGCGGAGCTCGTCGGTGAACCGCTGGCTCCCGGTGAGCGGTGGTGCCGGGTGAAGCTGGCGGCCGGGTGGGTGTGCTGCCGGGTGCGGCCCGGTGGCGCGTTGCAGCGCTACCGGTACGCCCGCGGCCAGGTCTGGTTGGGCGGCGGCGGTTCGGCGGCGCGGCCGCTGCGGCCGGAGGAACTGCTGGTGCTGGCGAGCGGTGAGCTGGCCGATGCCGCCGAGGTGTCCGAGGATGTGCGCGCAGCGGTCGAGCACACCGAGGTGGTGCTCGGGCAGCGCGCCGCGCTCGACTTGGCGCCGCAGGAAGGGCGGTTGCTGGCGGGAGAGCGGTTGGCGGCGACACGCAACCGCCCCTTCCACCCCACCGCGCGGGCCGCGTCGGGGTGGACCGCCGGCGAGATGGCCCGGTACGGGCCGATGCGCGCCGAACCGCTGGGCCTGGACTGGGTGGCGGTTCGGCGGGACCGGCTGCGCTTCGGCACGGATCCCGATTCGCAGCGGCTGCCGGACCTGGTCCTCGACGGGGAGGAGCGGCAGGTTCTCGCCGATATCGTGGACGACGAGTACCTGGCGATTCCGGTGCACCCGTGGCAGTTCGACCACTTGCTGCCCACGCAGTTCGGTGAGGAGCTGGCCACCCAGGCCGTCATCCCGCTGGTTCGCGGTCTAGGCCGATTCCACCCCACCGCTTCCATCCGCACCTTGACCACCGCGCCCGAGACCCGGCGCCACGTCAAACTCCCGCTCGGGATGGCCACGTTGGGGGCTACGAGGTTGCTGCCCCCGCGCTACCTGGCCAACGCCGAGCGGGCGCAGGAGTGCATGCGGGAACTCGTCGATCGGGATACCGTGCTGCGCCGCAGGGTCGCGCTGTGCGACGAGCGGGTCTGGTGCGGCTGGCACGACCCCACCGACGAGTTCGGTGATCGGCCCGGCCAGCTCGCCGCCCAGGTGCGGGTCTACCCCGAGCTGGACGGACTGGTGCTTCCGATGGCCGCGCTGGCCGCCCACGAGTGGGACGTGCTGGCACCGGCGATCTCGGACCGGTTCGACCCGGTCCTTTTCTTCCTGGAGCTGGCGAAGTCGTTCTGCGAGTTCGGGTTCGCCTTCCTGCGCTACGGGGTCTTGCCGGAGCTGCACGGGCAGAACGTCGTCGTGCAGCTGCGCGGCGCACGGGTGCAGCGATTCGTGCTCCGCGACCACGACACGTTGCGGCTGTTCCCGGAGTGGATGGCGAGTGCCGGGGCGCGGGACCCGGAGTACGCGATCAAGCCCGGGGCTCCGCAGTCACTTCGGCTGGAGTCGGCCGAATCGCTGGTCGGCTACCTCCAGACCCTCGGGTTCCAGGTGAACCTCTACGGCATCGCCGATGCGCTGTGCCGCCACTTCGGCCTGGACGAAGCCGTGCTGTGGACGCAGTTGCGCGTCGCGGTGCACGAATGCTTGCAACCGTTGCCGGCTGCGGTTGCCGAGGTCCTGCGTGCGCGGTTGCTGCATGCCGAGTCCTGGCCCAGCCGCGAGGTGCTTGGGCCGCTGCTGCGCCAGGGCCGATCCAGCGGTGTGAGCATGCCCGCTGCCCTTGGTGCGGTCCCGAATCCGCTGGCCAGCGGGGCGGTGGGCTGA
- a CDS encoding MFS transporter: MRSSGRTFAVLCLGQFAATAGLTIVVPLLPFYLAGLGTPEAEIPWWTAVSLAAPAVVQLVSGPLWGWVGDRFGRKAMVVRAHAGLGLAIVLMALASTPGEFLACRLLQGLCGGVVSATAAYANAAAEPNRRGRALGSLFGATAAGSLLGPLVGGLLAGQLGFGPLFAVVAGLLVMSSVLAAVLLTEPPGRARQRRSARAVAGILLRSGESRSMLLAGLAAQAAIYALVVVFAPHVEQMTGSVASAATWVGVLQAVTWLASCAGGPWWGRRNDVRPAQLGFAAAAACCGLAVALQAVASVEMLVPLRLVQGFCFAALVQSVLHVTARRVPDRGCGTAFGFSTGVLDLGQVLGPLAGAALAVLLPPATVFFLIGTLLGVAALLALAGRSKSGAEPVRPAEIREKVLR, from the coding sequence ATGCGATCGTCCGGCCGGACGTTCGCCGTCCTCTGCCTGGGGCAGTTCGCAGCGACCGCAGGACTGACCATCGTGGTTCCGCTGCTGCCTTTCTACCTCGCTGGCCTGGGCACGCCGGAAGCCGAAATCCCCTGGTGGACGGCGGTTTCGCTGGCGGCCCCGGCGGTGGTGCAACTCGTCAGCGGACCGCTGTGGGGTTGGGTGGGCGATCGCTTCGGCCGCAAGGCGATGGTGGTGCGCGCGCACGCCGGTCTGGGCCTGGCCATCGTGCTCATGGCGCTGGCGAGCACCCCGGGCGAGTTCCTGGCGTGCCGGTTGCTGCAGGGCCTCTGCGGCGGCGTGGTCAGCGCGACAGCCGCATATGCGAACGCCGCAGCGGAGCCCAACCGCCGCGGTCGTGCGCTCGGCTCGTTGTTCGGCGCCACCGCAGCGGGGTCGCTGCTCGGACCGCTGGTGGGCGGACTGCTGGCCGGGCAGCTCGGATTCGGCCCGTTGTTCGCGGTGGTGGCCGGGCTCCTCGTGATGTCCAGCGTGCTGGCCGCCGTGCTGCTGACCGAACCACCGGGCCGCGCTCGGCAACGTCGATCAGCGCGGGCAGTGGCCGGGATCCTGCTGCGGTCGGGGGAAAGCCGTTCGATGCTGCTGGCCGGGCTCGCCGCTCAGGCTGCGATCTACGCGCTGGTGGTGGTGTTCGCGCCGCACGTCGAGCAAATGACCGGTTCGGTGGCGAGTGCGGCGACCTGGGTAGGTGTGCTGCAGGCCGTGACCTGGCTGGCGTCGTGCGCGGGCGGCCCGTGGTGGGGTCGCCGCAACGACGTCCGGCCCGCGCAGCTGGGTTTCGCTGCGGCCGCGGCCTGCTGCGGGCTCGCGGTTGCTCTCCAGGCGGTGGCGAGCGTGGAAATGCTGGTGCCGCTGCGGCTGGTGCAGGGCTTCTGCTTCGCAGCCCTCGTGCAGTCGGTGCTGCACGTGACGGCTCGCCGGGTCCCGGACCGGGGCTGCGGCACCGCCTTCGGTTTCAGCACCGGGGTGCTCGACCTCGGCCAGGTGCTCGGACCGCTCGCGGGCGCGGCGTTGGCGGTCCTGCTGCCGCCCGCGACGGTGTTCTTCCTGATCGGAACGTTGCTGGGCGTGGCCGCGTTGCTGGCCCTGGCCGGCCGATCGAAATCCGGCGCGGAACCCGTCCGGCCGGCTGAGATTCGCGAGAAGGTGTTGCGGTGA
- a CDS encoding IucA/IucC family protein — protein sequence MKDVLARAAARQRMLNALAREIGGEVSNEALRIPLRAADGVLRAEVRYRSESGHHSYGPEVFRELVDGSRIPVDHDKFVALIAGELAERGVEAPAGAAEEFSRQVANSVARTARYLAREQRPTPVTPAEITRHAEQSLLLGHPFHPTPKSAEGFSDDELARYAPELGASFQLHHWAVAPDLLLEDRVADGLWIPTEVEEKARTALHADQSDYALLPVHPWQAAYLQRQPQVSALVDAGRLVPLGPLGAEVYATSSVRTVCDPSFETAWKLPLHVRITNFVRNNPVEHLRRAADAGRLVGDATNRWRHGGFEVLPETGYRTVDPDVVGDLAADFAVLFRRNSFTGSGTAAQVLAALLEDRLDGRAPVLVDLVAEAGPLSAGHVANWFLEYLRISLGPVLAVFTDQGISFEAHVQNTLLHVEDGWPRRFFVRDMEGTSASRDRVRPGIIPPGSPVLYDDAEAWMRLRYHLVTNHLGHLVAVLGRFTPASERQLWSVVRDFLHQCPGRYAAELLATPVLPAKANLLSRFAERGERPLYVDVPNPIREVNR from the coding sequence GTGAAGGACGTTCTGGCACGTGCCGCGGCGCGCCAGCGCATGCTCAACGCGCTGGCGCGGGAAATCGGCGGCGAGGTGAGCAACGAAGCATTGCGGATACCGCTGCGCGCGGCGGATGGGGTGCTGCGAGCCGAGGTGCGGTACCGGTCGGAGTCCGGCCACCACTCCTACGGGCCCGAGGTGTTCCGGGAACTCGTCGACGGCAGCCGGATCCCGGTCGACCACGACAAGTTCGTGGCGCTGATCGCCGGTGAGCTCGCCGAGCGGGGAGTCGAGGCACCAGCGGGGGCGGCGGAGGAGTTCAGCCGCCAGGTCGCCAACAGCGTCGCCAGGACGGCGCGCTACCTCGCCCGCGAACAGCGTCCCACCCCCGTCACCCCGGCGGAGATCACCCGGCACGCCGAGCAGTCGCTGCTGCTGGGGCACCCGTTCCACCCGACGCCGAAGAGCGCGGAGGGATTCAGCGACGACGAACTCGCCCGCTACGCACCGGAACTCGGTGCGTCGTTCCAGCTGCACCACTGGGCGGTGGCACCCGATCTGCTGCTGGAGGACCGGGTGGCCGACGGGCTCTGGATCCCGACCGAGGTCGAGGAGAAGGCCCGCACCGCCTTGCACGCCGACCAGTCCGACTACGCGCTGCTCCCGGTGCACCCGTGGCAGGCGGCTTACCTCCAGCGGCAGCCGCAGGTCTCGGCGCTGGTCGACGCGGGACGGCTCGTGCCCCTCGGGCCGTTGGGCGCGGAGGTGTATGCGACGTCCTCGGTGCGCACGGTGTGCGATCCCAGCTTCGAGACCGCGTGGAAACTACCGCTGCACGTGCGCATCACCAACTTCGTCCGCAACAACCCGGTCGAGCACCTGCGCCGCGCCGCCGACGCCGGCCGGCTGGTCGGCGACGCCACGAACCGCTGGCGGCACGGCGGGTTCGAGGTGCTGCCGGAAACCGGTTACCGAACCGTCGACCCGGACGTCGTCGGTGACCTGGCGGCGGATTTCGCGGTGCTGTTCCGGCGAAACTCGTTCACCGGCTCCGGGACGGCCGCGCAGGTGCTCGCCGCGCTCCTGGAAGACCGGCTCGACGGGCGCGCCCCGGTGCTGGTGGACCTCGTGGCGGAAGCGGGCCCGCTTTCGGCCGGACACGTCGCCAACTGGTTCCTGGAGTACTTGCGGATTTCGTTGGGACCGGTGCTCGCGGTGTTCACCGACCAGGGCATCAGCTTCGAGGCCCACGTCCAGAACACCCTGCTGCACGTCGAGGACGGTTGGCCCCGGCGGTTCTTCGTGCGTGACATGGAAGGCACCAGCGCCAGCCGCGACCGCGTCCGGCCCGGGATCATCCCGCCGGGCAGCCCGGTGCTCTACGACGACGCCGAAGCGTGGATGCGGCTGCGTTACCACCTCGTCACCAACCACCTCGGCCACCTGGTGGCGGTGCTGGGCCGGTTCACCCCGGCGAGCGAGCGGCAGCTGTGGTCGGTGGTGCGGGACTTCCTGCACCAGTGCCCCGGTCGCTACGCCGCGGAACTGCTGGCAACGCCGGTGCTGCCGGCGAAGGCGAACCTGCTCAGCCGGTTCGCCGAGCGCGGCGAGCGCCCGCTCTATGTCGACGTCCCCAACCCGATTCGCGAGGTGAACCGATGA
- a CDS encoding IucA/IucC family protein — protein sequence MTAELVHAALTAPSFQNVRRRVFRQLVESLVYEGALKTRQDGDEHFVDGADAAGAGVCYSFRAVRRFGFDRVGLTSVVRRGDVEAESITLFLAEARDSLDADAECLTGFARELEETLFKDALSEHVRTERRTALSTADYDTLESAITDGHRYHPTYKSRLGFDAADNIAFGPEFANPVRPLWLAAHRRITAISASASVDDHYVAGQLGPSAVEFHRRIEELGHDPGDYVLVPVHPWQWRERIARAFSDQLGRGELIPLGTDPDDFGAQQSIRTLACWDDPRRPYLKLSMSIVNTSTSRGLAAHTVRNAARITDWLRQVVAGDDYLRDELRPVLLGEDLGVAVTPESGLLQADTYGALACIWRESLHRHLEPGERAVPFTGLTACQVDGTPLIDPWVRELGVEEWVRRLLRVSVLPLVHLLCRHGIALESHAQNMVLVHENGTPSRVVLKDFHDGVRFSRAHLAEPQRCPELAGTPAHHQNRNSFVETDELGLVTDFLLDAFFFINLGELAIFLADRCDLDERRFWRLVRDEIRAYQQRFGELADRFALFDVFTPTIEVEKLTTRRLLPDTELRLHTVPNPLAEVDRC from the coding sequence ATGACCGCGGAGCTGGTGCATGCGGCACTGACCGCACCGAGCTTCCAGAACGTGCGGCGCCGGGTCTTCCGCCAGCTGGTGGAGTCCCTGGTCTACGAAGGCGCGCTGAAGACCAGGCAGGACGGCGACGAGCACTTCGTCGACGGCGCGGACGCAGCCGGTGCGGGGGTCTGCTACTCGTTCCGCGCGGTGCGCCGGTTCGGCTTCGACCGCGTCGGCCTCACCTCGGTGGTGCGGCGCGGCGACGTCGAGGCGGAGTCGATCACGCTGTTCCTGGCCGAAGCGCGCGACTCGCTGGACGCCGATGCCGAATGCCTGACTGGCTTCGCACGCGAGCTGGAAGAGACCCTGTTCAAGGACGCGCTGTCGGAGCACGTCCGCACCGAGCGGCGGACGGCACTGTCCACTGCGGACTACGACACCCTGGAATCGGCCATCACCGATGGCCACCGCTACCACCCCACGTACAAATCACGGCTCGGGTTCGACGCGGCGGACAACATCGCCTTCGGGCCGGAGTTCGCGAACCCGGTGCGCCCGCTGTGGCTGGCCGCGCACCGTCGTATCACCGCGATCAGCGCCTCCGCATCGGTCGACGACCATTACGTGGCCGGCCAGCTCGGTCCGTCGGCCGTCGAATTCCACCGCCGCATCGAGGAGCTCGGGCACGATCCGGGCGACTACGTGCTGGTCCCGGTGCACCCGTGGCAGTGGCGGGAGCGGATCGCCAGGGCGTTCTCCGACCAGCTCGGCCGCGGTGAGCTGATCCCGCTCGGGACCGATCCGGACGACTTCGGCGCGCAGCAGTCGATCCGCACCCTGGCCTGCTGGGACGATCCGCGGCGCCCCTACCTGAAGCTGTCGATGTCCATCGTGAACACCTCGACAAGCCGCGGTTTGGCCGCGCACACCGTGCGCAACGCCGCGCGCATCACCGACTGGCTGCGGCAGGTCGTCGCCGGGGACGACTACCTGCGCGACGAGCTGCGCCCCGTCCTGCTCGGCGAGGACCTCGGCGTGGCGGTGACCCCGGAGTCCGGGCTGCTGCAGGCGGACACCTACGGGGCCTTGGCCTGCATCTGGCGGGAGAGCCTGCACCGGCACCTCGAACCGGGGGAGCGCGCAGTGCCATTCACCGGACTGACCGCGTGCCAAGTCGACGGCACGCCCCTGATCGACCCGTGGGTGCGCGAGCTCGGTGTCGAGGAATGGGTGCGGCGACTGCTGCGGGTAAGCGTCCTGCCACTGGTCCACCTGCTCTGCCGACACGGCATCGCGCTGGAATCCCACGCGCAGAACATGGTGCTGGTGCACGAGAACGGCACGCCGAGCAGGGTGGTGCTGAAGGACTTCCACGACGGGGTCCGGTTCTCCCGCGCGCACCTCGCCGAGCCGCAGCGGTGCCCGGAACTGGCCGGGACCCCGGCGCACCACCAGAACCGCAACTCGTTCGTCGAAACCGACGAACTGGGCCTGGTCACCGACTTCCTGCTGGATGCGTTCTTCTTCATCAACCTCGGCGAGCTCGCCATCTTCCTCGCGGACCGCTGCGACCTCGACGAGCGGCGGTTCTGGCGGCTGGTGCGCGACGAGATCCGCGCCTACCAGCAGCGGTTCGGCGAACTGGCCGACCGCTTCGCGCTGTTCGACGTGTTCACCCCGACCATCGAGGTAGAGAAGCTGACCACCCGCCGGCTGCTGCCCGACACCGAACTCCGGCTGCACACCGTGCCGAACCCGCTCGCGGAGGTGGACCGGTGCTGA
- a CDS encoding HpcH/HpaI aldolase family protein — MLRHNTVKERLSGSGESYGLFCSIPSPALVEMIGCAGYDFVVLDTEHSLVDPQQLENLIRAAEAVDLVPFIRVPEADPGAILRALDAGALGVVVPHVRTRADLDAAIRAARYAPEGMRSLNGGRVPGFGRIELTEYVRRANAEIMVIAMIEDAEGVDELPAILADGGVDLVLEGAADLSQSYGVPWQTRHPVVREALQRVHAECKARGVPFCAIPRTREDHEQWQAAGVRTFILGEERGLAARALRTHLDQHRGTHA, encoded by the coding sequence GTGCTGAGGCACAACACCGTCAAGGAACGCCTCTCCGGAAGCGGCGAGAGCTACGGGCTTTTCTGCTCGATCCCGTCTCCCGCGCTGGTGGAGATGATCGGTTGCGCCGGGTACGACTTCGTCGTCCTGGACACCGAGCACAGCCTCGTGGACCCGCAGCAGCTGGAAAACCTCATCCGCGCCGCAGAAGCCGTCGACCTGGTCCCCTTCATCCGCGTCCCGGAAGCCGATCCGGGCGCGATCCTGCGCGCGCTCGACGCGGGCGCGCTGGGCGTGGTCGTGCCGCATGTGCGGACCAGAGCCGATCTCGACGCGGCGATCCGGGCCGCGCGGTACGCGCCGGAGGGCATGCGCAGCCTCAACGGCGGTCGGGTACCGGGCTTCGGACGCATCGAGCTGACCGAGTACGTCCGACGCGCCAACGCGGAAATCATGGTGATCGCGATGATCGAGGACGCCGAAGGCGTCGACGAACTCCCTGCGATCCTGGCCGACGGCGGAGTCGACCTGGTGCTGGAAGGCGCCGCTGACCTGTCCCAGTCCTACGGCGTGCCGTGGCAGACCCGGCACCCGGTGGTCCGCGAAGCACTCCAGCGCGTGCACGCCGAGTGCAAGGCGCGCGGCGTGCCGTTCTGCGCGATCCCGCGGACCCGAGAAGACCACGAGCAGTGGCAAGCCGCCGGTGTCCGGACTTTCATCCTCGGCGAGGAACGCGGCCTGGCGGCCCGCGCGCTGCGCACCCACCTCGACCAGCACCGGGGGACTCATGCGTGA
- a CDS encoding type III PLP-dependent enzyme, with translation MRDQLVKLVQDRAGGEPVCLFAYDLDQLTEHVRTVVESLPPRCRMFYAMKANSGDRMLRALAPLVTGFEVASGGELAKARAIGADIPVIFGGPAKTPREIEQALVQGVTRLHAESVLELHRISEAATRLGRTADVLLRVNLAGPFPNATLAMAGRPTQFGISERVLPDAIIAAQTLPGVRLTGFHLHSLSNNLSAPAHLELLEHYRRTVSRWEREFGLHCEVLNVGGGIGVNYGDLDDQFDWPHFARGLPAVVAGFPDHLREIDFECGRYLVAESGSYAVEVLDVKRNHGVDYALVRGGTHHFRLPVSWQHSHPFTVLPLERWSSSAPRPVLRNARVTVVGELCTPKDVLARDVPVAQIRAGDVLVFSHAGAYGWEISHHDFLSHPHPEHVYYGDIW, from the coding sequence ATGCGTGACCAACTGGTGAAACTCGTGCAGGACCGTGCCGGCGGCGAACCGGTGTGCCTGTTCGCCTATGACCTGGACCAGCTCACCGAACACGTCCGCACCGTGGTGGAGTCACTCCCGCCGCGGTGCCGGATGTTCTACGCGATGAAGGCCAACAGCGGCGATCGGATGTTGCGCGCCCTGGCGCCCCTGGTCACCGGGTTCGAGGTCGCTTCAGGTGGGGAACTGGCCAAGGCGCGGGCGATCGGGGCGGATATCCCGGTGATCTTCGGCGGGCCGGCCAAGACACCGCGGGAGATCGAGCAGGCGCTGGTGCAGGGCGTCACCCGCCTGCACGCGGAGAGTGTGCTGGAACTGCACCGGATCTCCGAAGCCGCGACCCGGCTCGGGCGCACCGCGGACGTGCTGCTGCGGGTCAACCTGGCCGGCCCGTTCCCGAACGCAACCCTGGCGATGGCCGGGCGCCCCACCCAGTTCGGGATTTCCGAACGGGTCCTGCCGGATGCGATCATCGCGGCGCAGACCCTTCCCGGGGTGCGGTTGACCGGCTTCCACCTGCATTCGCTGTCCAACAACCTTTCCGCGCCAGCACATCTGGAACTCCTGGAGCACTACCGGCGCACCGTGTCCAGGTGGGAAAGGGAGTTCGGACTGCATTGCGAGGTGCTCAACGTCGGCGGCGGGATCGGGGTGAACTATGGCGACCTGGACGACCAGTTCGACTGGCCGCACTTCGCCCGCGGACTGCCCGCGGTGGTCGCCGGATTCCCGGACCACCTGCGGGAGATCGACTTCGAGTGCGGCCGGTACCTGGTCGCCGAATCCGGCTCGTACGCGGTCGAAGTCCTCGACGTGAAGCGCAACCACGGCGTGGACTACGCGTTGGTGCGCGGCGGCACCCACCACTTCCGGCTCCCGGTTTCCTGGCAGCACAGCCACCCTTTCACCGTGCTGCCGTTGGAGCGGTGGTCGTCGAGCGCACCGCGTCCGGTGCTTCGCAACGCCCGGGTCACCGTGGTCGGCGAGCTTTGCACCCCCAAGGACGTGCTCGCGCGCGACGTGCCGGTGGCGCAGATCCGGGCGGGTGACGTGCTCGTCTTCAGCCACGCCGGAGCCTACGGCTGGGAGATCTCGCACCACGACTTCCTCAGCCACCCGCATCCGGAACATGTCTACTACGGCGACATTTGGTAA